The proteins below are encoded in one region of Bacteroides uniformis:
- a CDS encoding SusD/RagB family nutrient-binding outer membrane lipoprotein: MKNIFRLTAVALLAATLFSACTGAFEDMNTNPKGVSDEELKQDNNYIGMHFIPMMQSIYYNKNAGVNVWEYQLIQNLNADLWSGYISTATAFAGNVSNVTYAMNAGWNDNCWDYAYRNVMVESLKITNKCKDDMETYAHFEAINTICRVIAMSRLADQYGCIIYSHYGESATGGEYDSGQDAYKKFFEELKEAADVLRTAKEKDVASFMMFDYAYGGNLNKWAQLCNTIRLRLAMRIVKYDAAWAKSEAEAAMNDSNGLIETNDANFGIAGNGYVNPLYGIAFNYGDGVLGANIPSILSGMGDARLDKYATQNSKSEYFGIRLGIKGLEEEGFSDAYKAIVSRPNLTETSPAILATAAETILLEAEAALRGWDVNGKGTAQSLYEKGIRTSFEQWGAAVGDYLSSTTTAAAYVDPVIPAASIEGQSKVTAKWDESLSNEEKFAKIATQRWIAIYPEGMNGWAEIRRTGYPKLFPVMVNYSQGEIDTDLGPRRLPFTINEKGNNPTGYAKAVEMLGGPDNGGTRIFWDVDKPNF, encoded by the coding sequence ATGAAAAATATATTTAGACTTACAGCTGTAGCGCTGCTGGCAGCTACCTTATTCTCGGCATGTACGGGAGCGTTCGAGGATATGAACACTAATCCGAAGGGAGTGAGCGATGAAGAACTAAAACAAGATAACAACTACATTGGTATGCACTTCATTCCCATGATGCAGTCTATCTATTATAATAAAAATGCAGGTGTCAATGTATGGGAATATCAGCTTATTCAAAATTTGAATGCCGATTTGTGGTCAGGCTATATCAGTACGGCTACTGCATTTGCCGGCAATGTAAGTAATGTGACCTATGCCATGAATGCAGGATGGAATGACAACTGTTGGGATTATGCTTATAGAAACGTAATGGTGGAAAGCTTGAAAATCACCAACAAGTGCAAAGACGATATGGAGACGTATGCCCATTTCGAGGCTATCAATACCATCTGCCGCGTAATAGCTATGTCGCGTCTTGCCGACCAATACGGATGTATTATCTATTCTCACTATGGCGAATCGGCTACTGGTGGTGAGTATGATTCAGGACAGGATGCTTATAAAAAATTCTTTGAAGAATTGAAAGAAGCTGCAGACGTGCTGCGTACTGCTAAAGAAAAGGATGTGGCTTCGTTTATGATGTTTGATTATGCCTATGGAGGTAACTTGAACAAATGGGCGCAGTTGTGTAACACCATTCGTTTGCGTTTGGCCATGCGTATTGTGAAGTATGATGCTGCTTGGGCAAAAAGTGAGGCGGAAGCTGCCATGAACGATAGTAATGGATTGATTGAAACCAATGATGCTAATTTCGGCATTGCAGGAAACGGTTATGTCAATCCGCTTTACGGTATTGCATTCAACTATGGAGATGGTGTTTTAGGTGCTAATATTCCTTCTATCTTGTCTGGTATGGGCGATGCGCGTCTTGATAAGTATGCTACACAGAACAGCAAGAGTGAATATTTTGGTATTCGTCTTGGTATTAAAGGACTGGAAGAAGAAGGGTTTTCGGATGCCTATAAGGCGATTGTAAGTCGACCCAACTTGACAGAAACCTCTCCTGCTATTTTGGCAACTGCTGCCGAAACCATTTTGTTGGAAGCCGAAGCTGCTTTGCGTGGTTGGGATGTAAATGGTAAGGGCACCGCTCAGAGCTTGTATGAAAAGGGTATACGGACATCGTTCGAACAATGGGGAGCCGCTGTGGGCGATTATTTAAGCAGTACGACTACTGCTGCAGCGTATGTAGACCCCGTTATTCCCGCTGCCAGCATTGAAGGCCAGAGCAAGGTGACTGCTAAATGGGACGAGTCTTTGAGTAACGAGGAAAAATTTGCTAAGATTGCCACACAACGCTGGATTGCTATTTATCCTGAAGGTATGAATGGCTGGGCTGAGATACGTCGCACTGGTTATCCCAAATTATTCCCGGTAATGGTGAACTACAGTCAAGGTGAGATTGATACAGATCTTGGCCCACGCCGTTTACCCTTCACCATCAATGAAAAAGGCAATAATCCTACCGGTTATGCCAAAGCCGTCGAAATGTTGGGCGGACCGGACAATGGCGGTACTCGCATCTTCTGGGATGTAGATAAACCGAACTTCTAA
- a CDS encoding AMP-dependent synthetase/ligase, protein MTYHHLSVLVHRQAEKYGDKIALKYRDYETAQWIPISWKEFSQTVRRTANAMVALGIEPQENIGIFSQNKPECLFTDFGAFANRAVTIPLYATSSPAQAQYIINDAQIRYLFVGEQFQYDAAFSVFGFCQSLQQLIIFDRAVVKDPRDMTSIYFDEFMAMDEELQHNAIVEERTAAASDDDLANILYTSGTTGEPKGVMLHHFNYREAFRIHDIRLPFMTDQDVSMNFLPLTHVFEKAWTYLCIHRGVQVCINLRPQDIQTTIKEIRPTLMCSVPRFWEKVYAGVQEKISQETGLRKAMMLDAIKVGRTHNIDYLRQGKTPPMMLHLKYKFYEKTIYALLKKTIGIENGNFFPTAGAAVPDEICEFVHSVGINMVVGYGLTESTATVSCFLNEGYEIGSVGTVMPDVEVKIGENNEILLRGKTITTGYYKKPEATAAAIDRDGWFHTGDAGYLKDSHLYLTERIKDLFKTSNGKYISPQALETKLAIDRYIDQIAVIADERKFVSALIVPVYGFVKDYAKEKGIAYSNMDELLQHPKIQALFRARIDTLQQQFAHYEQVKRFTLLPEPFSMERGELTNTLKLKRSVVAKNYKELIDKMYEE, encoded by the coding sequence ATGACTTATCATCATTTATCTGTCCTGGTGCATCGCCAGGCAGAGAAGTATGGAGACAAAATAGCCCTGAAATACAGGGACTATGAAACTGCACAATGGATACCCATCTCTTGGAAAGAGTTCTCACAGACTGTACGCCGGACTGCCAATGCAATGGTGGCTTTGGGAATAGAGCCACAAGAGAATATCGGTATCTTCTCGCAGAATAAACCCGAATGTCTCTTTACTGATTTCGGTGCATTCGCCAACCGGGCGGTGACTATACCTTTGTATGCTACCAGCTCACCGGCCCAGGCACAGTATATCATCAACGATGCACAGATACGTTATCTGTTTGTAGGCGAGCAGTTCCAGTACGATGCCGCTTTCAGCGTGTTCGGATTTTGCCAGTCTCTGCAGCAGCTCATCATCTTCGACCGTGCTGTGGTGAAAGATCCGCGCGACATGACTTCCATCTATTTTGATGAATTTATGGCAATGGATGAAGAGTTGCAGCACAATGCCATTGTAGAAGAACGTACAGCAGCTGCCTCAGATGATGACCTCGCCAATATCCTTTATACTTCCGGTACTACCGGTGAGCCGAAAGGTGTCATGCTCCATCATTTCAATTATAGAGAGGCTTTCCGCATTCATGATATCCGATTGCCTTTCATGACAGACCAGGATGTTTCCATGAACTTCCTTCCGCTGACCCATGTATTCGAAAAGGCATGGACCTACCTTTGTATACATCGGGGAGTGCAGGTCTGCATCAATCTCCGTCCACAAGATATCCAAACTACTATTAAAGAGATACGCCCTACACTGATGTGCAGTGTACCCCGTTTTTGGGAGAAAGTCTATGCCGGTGTGCAGGAGAAGATTTCCCAGGAAACCGGTCTGCGTAAGGCGATGATGTTGGATGCCATCAAGGTGGGCAGGACGCATAACATTGATTATTTGCGCCAAGGAAAGACTCCTCCGATGATGCTTCATCTGAAATACAAGTTCTACGAAAAGACCATTTATGCTCTGCTGAAGAAGACGATAGGTATTGAGAACGGTAATTTCTTTCCTACGGCAGGTGCTGCTGTGCCCGATGAAATCTGCGAGTTTGTGCATTCTGTAGGTATAAACATGGTGGTGGGCTATGGTCTGACGGAATCTACGGCTACCGTTTCCTGCTTCCTCAACGAAGGCTATGAGATTGGTTCCGTAGGTACGGTGATGCCTGATGTGGAGGTGAAGATTGGCGAGAACAACGAGATACTTCTTCGTGGTAAGACTATCACTACCGGCTACTACAAGAAACCGGAGGCAACGGCTGCTGCCATTGACCGTGACGGTTGGTTCCACACGGGTGATGCCGGTTATTTGAAGGATAGCCATCTGTATCTGACGGAGCGTATCAAAGACTTGTTCAAGACCTCCAACGGAAAATATATTTCGCCGCAGGCATTGGAAACGAAGCTGGCTATTGACCGTTACATTGACCAGATTGCTGTCATTGCTGATGAGCGTAAGTTTGTTTCCGCTTTGATAGTTCCCGTTTATGGCTTTGTGAAGGATTATGCCAAGGAGAAAGGCATTGCATACAGCAATATGGATGAGTTACTGCAACATCCCAAGATACAGGCGTTGTTCCGTGCCCGTATCGATACCTTGCAGCAGCAATTTGCCCATTATGAGCAAGTGAAGCGTTTCACGCTTCTGCCGGAACCATTCAGCATGGAGCGTGGGGAACTGACGAATACGCTGAAGCTGAAACGTTCTGTTGTGGCAAAGAACTACAAGGAGCTGATTGATAAGATGTACGAAGAATAA
- a CDS encoding M20 family metallo-hydrolase, whose product MIYDIPTLTSEAIGLLKSLIAIPSLSRDEEKAADYLQNYIEMQGMATGRKGNNVWCLSPMFDLKKPTLLLNSHIDTVKPVNGWRKDPFKPTLESNGKLYGLGSNDAGASVVSLLQVFLTLCRTTQAYNLIYLASCEEEVSGKGGIECVLPELPPIQFAIVGEPTEMQPAIAEKGLMVLDVTATGKSGHAARNEGDNAIYKVLDDIAWFRDYRFPKESSLLGPVKMSVTMVNAGTQHNVIPDRCTFVVDIRSNECYSNQELFDEIQKHITCEAKARSFRLSSSHVAPEHPVVQKAIAMKRTPFGSPTLSDQALMPFPSLKMGPGKSARSHTADEFIFVKEIEEAIGMYLELLEGVKI is encoded by the coding sequence ATGATTTACGATATACCGACTTTAACTTCCGAAGCAATCGGATTGCTCAAATCACTGATAGCCATTCCTTCCTTGAGCCGCGACGAGGAGAAGGCGGCAGATTATCTGCAGAACTATATCGAAATGCAAGGCATGGCAACAGGACGTAAAGGCAACAATGTATGGTGCCTCAGCCCGATGTTCGACTTAAAGAAACCGACCTTGCTGCTGAATTCCCATATCGACACCGTAAAACCCGTCAACGGGTGGCGGAAAGATCCTTTCAAACCAACGCTGGAAAGTAATGGAAAGCTCTACGGGCTGGGCAGCAACGATGCCGGAGCCAGTGTAGTCAGCCTGCTGCAAGTATTCCTGACATTGTGCCGCACCACTCAGGCCTACAATCTGATATATCTTGCCTCGTGTGAGGAGGAAGTATCAGGCAAGGGGGGAATAGAATGCGTATTGCCGGAACTCCCTCCCATACAGTTTGCCATTGTAGGCGAGCCGACAGAGATGCAACCTGCCATTGCAGAAAAAGGATTGATGGTGCTGGACGTAACTGCTACCGGAAAATCGGGACATGCTGCCCGAAACGAGGGAGATAATGCTATATATAAGGTATTGGATGATATTGCCTGGTTTCGTGATTACCGTTTCCCAAAAGAATCTTCCCTGCTGGGTCCCGTGAAGATGAGCGTAACCATGGTAAACGCCGGTACACAGCATAACGTCATTCCCGACCGTTGTACTTTTGTCGTAGACATTCGCAGCAACGAGTGTTATAGCAATCAGGAGCTATTCGATGAAATACAGAAACACATCACGTGTGAAGCCAAAGCCCGCTCCTTCCGGCTAAGCTCTTCACACGTAGCTCCGGAGCATCCGGTAGTGCAAAAGGCTATTGCCATGAAACGTACTCCTTTCGGCTCACCGACCTTGTCCGACCAGGCACTGATGCCATTCCCTTCTCTGAAGATGGGACCGGGGAAAAGTGCCCGTTCACACACTGCCGATGAATTTATCTTTGTCAAGGAGATAGAGGAGGCGATAGGGATGTATCTGGAGCTGCTGGAAGGAGTAAAAATTTAA
- a CDS encoding SusC/RagA family TonB-linked outer membrane protein → MKKRIMLTLVCLLAAIGWVAAQNSPITGIVISAEDNEPIIGASVLVKGSTTGAVTDLDGKFTITDAPAGAKILQVSFVGMITQEVPITPGTIRVTLKNDAKLLDEVVVTALGIAKKEKSLTYSTQVVNGDELARVKDPNMMNALAGKTAGVQINKSSSGLGGSSKVIIRGNRSVSGSNQPLYVIDGVPFGSSTNENTSTTIGGDNDSGNYDRGDGISNLNPDDIESMNILKGPAAAALYGSSAANGVVIITTKKGKEGRASISFNTSTTFDIAAYGIPEFQNHYTGVSTSWGSDIKGSPDYTDDFFKTGVTTINSLSLSMGSQAMQTYFSYANTYGKGVVEGNSLVKHNFNFRETANFLNNKLTVDANINAMYQRGNNRTTSGGYYMNPLVGLYHFPRGGVEGGKDFNYYKDNYQILNAGRNIMDQNWYKSQGTDMEQNPYWLINKVPNEDTRYRTLLNLSVKYKFNDLFSIQARGSADYVVDKNNTRMYAGTSPVLCGMNPAGTGTNGRYIYGESSSLSSYGDVLFTYQQQFTNFSVNASVGASINDYTGNGTGFDSYPGILSVPNVFTMQNCSLNKGSLTDWKTHTQSQSVFFTGQVGFKDQIYVDVTARNDWTSTLAFTKYKNKGFFYPSVGVTWLLNETLKLPSWIDLGKIRGAWSKVGNGLNTYTSNPLNSITKSGSINFNSTAPFAELKPEMTTSIEFGTEWRFFNSRLEFDFTYYKTNTKNQLFTLDAPSGSQYARYYINAGDIQNTGVEVMLNGTPVMTKDFRWKTGVNFATNKNEAKALAGDDFGYFTFSGGESNNVWSRLEVGGSFGDIYGTTFVRDEKGNIQYEPAKEGQKDSDRLPLVDKTNPVKLGNSTPDFNLGWSNTITWKDFSLYFLIDGRFGGEVMSLTEADLDQQGVSKATGDARDRGYVMLEGRQITDVEGFYNQVGGRAGVTEHYMYSATNIRLRELSIGYSLPQAWLAKTGVIKNAQVSLVGRNLFFFKNNAPYDPDGMLSTSNRLQGVDVFGMPTNRSIGFNLKVNF, encoded by the coding sequence ATGAAAAAAAGAATTATGCTGACCTTGGTTTGCCTGCTGGCAGCCATCGGTTGGGTAGCAGCCCAAAATTCCCCCATTACCGGTATCGTTATTTCAGCTGAGGACAATGAACCGATTATCGGAGCTTCCGTATTGGTAAAAGGAAGCACTACCGGAGCCGTAACAGACTTAGACGGCAAATTCACTATTACAGATGCGCCCGCAGGTGCGAAAATCCTGCAAGTGTCTTTCGTAGGTATGATAACACAAGAAGTTCCCATCACTCCGGGGACGATAAGAGTCACATTAAAGAATGATGCCAAGCTGCTGGATGAAGTGGTGGTAACGGCATTGGGTATCGCAAAGAAAGAAAAATCACTGACGTACTCTACCCAGGTGGTAAACGGTGATGAACTGGCACGTGTGAAAGACCCCAATATGATGAATGCATTGGCCGGTAAGACGGCAGGTGTGCAGATTAATAAGAGTTCTTCCGGTTTGGGAGGTTCTTCCAAAGTGATTATCCGTGGTAACCGTTCGGTAAGCGGAAGTAACCAGCCGTTGTATGTAATAGACGGTGTACCGTTCGGTTCATCTACCAACGAAAATACCTCAACTACTATCGGCGGAGACAACGACAGTGGTAACTACGACCGTGGCGACGGTATTTCCAATCTGAATCCCGATGATATTGAGAGCATGAACATATTGAAAGGCCCTGCCGCTGCTGCACTTTACGGTAGTTCGGCTGCCAATGGTGTGGTGATTATTACCACTAAGAAGGGCAAGGAAGGACGCGCCAGTATCAGTTTCAATACCAGCACCACTTTCGATATAGCTGCATACGGTATTCCCGAATTCCAGAATCACTATACGGGTGTGTCAACCAGTTGGGGCAGTGATATCAAAGGTAGTCCCGACTATACAGACGATTTCTTCAAAACAGGTGTCACTACTATCAACTCGCTCTCGTTGAGCATGGGTTCGCAAGCTATGCAAACTTACTTTTCCTATGCTAATACTTACGGCAAGGGCGTGGTGGAAGGTAATAGCTTGGTGAAGCATAATTTCAATTTTCGCGAAACTGCCAACTTCCTCAATAACAAACTGACTGTTGATGCCAATATCAATGCGATGTATCAAAGGGGGAACAACCGTACTACTTCGGGAGGTTATTACATGAATCCTTTGGTAGGTCTTTATCACTTCCCGCGTGGTGGTGTTGAAGGTGGAAAGGACTTTAACTACTACAAAGATAATTATCAGATTCTTAATGCCGGTCGTAACATAATGGACCAGAACTGGTATAAATCTCAAGGTACTGATATGGAGCAGAATCCCTATTGGTTGATTAATAAGGTTCCGAATGAGGATACCCGTTATCGTACATTGTTGAATCTGAGTGTGAAGTATAAGTTCAATGACCTGTTCAGTATACAGGCTCGTGGTAGTGCCGACTATGTTGTAGACAAGAACAATACACGTATGTATGCAGGTACCAGCCCGGTGTTGTGTGGTATGAATCCGGCTGGAACAGGAACTAACGGTCGTTACATCTACGGTGAATCAAGTAGCCTTTCTTCTTATGGGGATGTTTTGTTTACTTATCAACAGCAATTCACTAACTTCAGTGTCAATGCTTCGGTAGGTGCCAGCATCAACGATTATACAGGAAACGGTACAGGTTTCGATTCCTATCCGGGTATACTCTCTGTGCCCAACGTATTCACTATGCAGAACTGCTCCTTGAACAAGGGCTCATTGACCGATTGGAAAACCCATACTCAAAGCCAGAGTGTGTTCTTCACCGGTCAGGTAGGCTTCAAAGATCAGATTTATGTGGACGTGACAGCACGTAACGACTGGACTTCAACATTGGCATTTACCAAATACAAAAACAAAGGCTTTTTCTATCCGTCAGTAGGTGTGACATGGTTGCTGAACGAAACATTGAAATTACCTTCTTGGATTGATTTAGGTAAGATTCGCGGTGCATGGTCAAAGGTGGGTAACGGTTTGAATACTTATACTTCAAATCCTCTCAACTCCATTACAAAGAGTGGTAGCATCAATTTCAACAGTACAGCTCCGTTTGCAGAACTGAAACCGGAAATGACTACTTCCATTGAGTTTGGTACTGAGTGGCGCTTTTTCAATAGCCGCTTGGAGTTCGACTTCACTTATTATAAGACTAATACAAAGAATCAACTCTTTACGTTGGATGCTCCGTCAGGTTCACAATACGCCCGATATTACATCAATGCCGGTGATATTCAGAATACCGGTGTCGAAGTTATGTTGAATGGAACTCCTGTCATGACTAAGGATTTCCGCTGGAAAACCGGTGTTAACTTTGCAACCAATAAGAACGAAGCAAAGGCACTGGCTGGTGATGACTTTGGTTATTTTACATTTAGCGGTGGCGAAAGTAACAATGTATGGAGTCGTTTAGAAGTAGGTGGTTCGTTTGGTGACATTTACGGTACTACTTTTGTACGTGACGAAAAAGGCAATATTCAGTATGAACCTGCAAAAGAAGGACAAAAAGATAGTGATAGACTTCCATTGGTGGACAAGACAAATCCGGTGAAACTGGGTAATTCTACTCCTGATTTTAACTTGGGGTGGAGCAATACAATCACGTGGAAGGACTTCTCTCTTTACTTCTTGATTGATGGACGTTTTGGAGGTGAAGTGATGTCTTTGACGGAAGCCGACCTCGATCAGCAGGGAGTAAGCAAGGCAACGGGTGATGCTCGTGACCGTGGTTACGTGATGCTGGAAGGCCGTCAAATTACAGATGTGGAAGGCTTCTATAATCAGGTTGGTGGCCGTGCGGGTGTGACCGAGCATTATATGTACAGTGCTACCAACATACGTTTGCGCGAACTTTCCATTGGCTATAGTCTGCCTCAGGCTTGGTTGGCAAAGACTGGTGTCATTAAGAACGCACAGGTTTCACTTGTAGGCCGCAACCTGTTCTTCTTCAAGAACAATGCTCCATATGATCCTGATGGCATGCTTTCTACCAGCAACCGTCTGCAAGGAGTTGATGTGTTTGGTATGCCTACCAACCGTTCGATTGGGTTCAACTTGAAAGTTAATTTTTAA
- a CDS encoding M57 family metalloprotease: MNSKYLVNGLFILCYSMFLMFMSACYNELETVDFEEQEEQQSVSIEDGMCIIQSLGFDTLDVVELKSGYLIQGDIYLEKSKLVTYSQPQTRQAYHTTGLIGHPKQRAITVGVDSSIPASGVDDWRDEIQEAINLWNPLSNLKMTYTTAANPDILIRSDASAPLPNNTIAAGSWPMNGKPGSSIWINLDYDYNKTIPRLQKIYNMVHELGHCFGLRHTNWKSLGESVANGITGTFDSDPYSVMNGGTAEYQWSGFSEGDKSAISYLYPRFFEGDFVNYPTEVKRFGVDVYMVRVVGNHPILKYEWGTTGMFLLASEGDAAKVIFGSPVTSELRAYVTTVYGETYCISREYATQTTIQRLVEN; the protein is encoded by the coding sequence ATGAATTCAAAATATCTCGTGAATGGCTTGTTTATATTATGCTATTCTATGTTTTTAATGTTTATGAGCGCTTGTTATAATGAGTTGGAAACTGTTGACTTTGAAGAACAAGAAGAACAGCAAAGCGTTTCAATAGAAGATGGTATGTGTATAATCCAATCACTTGGATTCGATACTTTAGATGTGGTAGAGTTGAAGTCAGGTTATCTTATTCAAGGTGATATATACCTTGAAAAAAGTAAACTTGTCACTTATAGTCAACCACAAACAAGGCAGGCTTATCATACTACCGGTTTAATTGGTCACCCCAAACAAAGAGCAATTACCGTTGGTGTTGATAGCTCGATACCTGCATCAGGTGTGGATGATTGGCGAGATGAAATACAGGAAGCCATCAATCTGTGGAATCCTCTTAGTAACCTTAAAATGACTTATACTACAGCTGCCAATCCGGATATACTCATCCGTAGTGATGCTAGCGCTCCTTTACCGAACAATACTATTGCGGCAGGCTCTTGGCCTATGAATGGAAAACCAGGTTCCTCTATTTGGATAAATTTGGATTATGATTATAACAAAACCATTCCAAGACTTCAGAAGATATATAATATGGTACATGAGTTGGGACATTGCTTCGGACTAAGGCATACAAATTGGAAATCATTGGGTGAATCTGTGGCCAATGGTATTACTGGAACTTTTGATTCAGATCCCTATTCTGTGATGAATGGAGGAACTGCCGAATATCAATGGTCTGGGTTTAGTGAGGGAGATAAATCAGCGATAAGTTATTTGTATCCTCGATTTTTTGAAGGAGATTTTGTTAATTACCCAACAGAGGTAAAGCGCTTTGGAGTTGACGTGTATATGGTACGTGTTGTCGGCAATCACCCTATTCTGAAATATGAATGGGGGACTACAGGCATGTTTTTGCTTGCTTCCGAAGGAGATGCTGCTAAAGTTATTTTTGGTAGTCCTGTAACTTCTGAACTTAGGGCATATGTTACTACTGTATATGGAGAAACTTATTGTATTAGTAGAGAGTATGCCACTCAAACAACTATTCAAAGACTTGTTGAAAATTGA
- a CDS encoding murein hydrolase activator EnvC family protein: MKLLLLFFLLLLPVSPLLAQSNKLIKELESKRGALQKQIAESETLLITTKKDVGSQLNGLAALTGQIEERKRYILTINNDVESIERELSSLERQLTRLQRDLRDKKKKYESSVQYLYKNRSIEEKLMFIFSAKSLAQTYRRMRYVREYATYQRLQGEEVLKKQEQVNRKKTELQQVKVAKEGLLKEREEEKVKLEAQEKEQKLLVANLKKKQRGLQNELNKKRREANQLNARIDRLIAEEIEKARKRAAEEARREAAARKKAGEKTEKTATASTPAKPKAQPLETYSMSKADRELSGNFANNRGKLPMPITGAYIITSHYGQYSVEGLRNVKLDNKGIDIQGKPGAQARAIFNGKVAAVFKLNGLFNILVRHGNYISVYCNLSSASVKQGDDVATKQTLGQIFSDGADNGRTVLHFQLRKEKEKLNPEPWLNR, translated from the coding sequence ATGAAGCTTCTCCTTCTCTTCTTTCTCCTCCTTTTGCCGGTTTCTCCGCTCCTTGCCCAGTCCAACAAGCTGATTAAGGAACTGGAAAGCAAGCGTGGTGCCTTACAGAAACAGATAGCAGAGTCGGAAACGCTGTTGATAACCACCAAGAAGGATGTGGGAAGCCAGTTGAACGGTCTTGCTGCACTGACCGGACAGATAGAAGAGCGCAAACGCTATATTCTGACTATCAATAATGATGTGGAATCCATAGAGCGCGAGTTGTCTTCATTAGAACGTCAGTTGACCCGCCTGCAACGTGACCTAAGGGACAAGAAGAAGAAATACGAATCGTCCGTTCAATATTTGTATAAGAACCGCTCCATTGAAGAGAAGCTGATGTTCATTTTCTCTGCCAAGAGCCTGGCACAGACCTATCGACGCATGCGCTATGTACGTGAATATGCTACTTATCAGCGCCTGCAAGGCGAGGAAGTGTTGAAAAAGCAGGAGCAGGTGAACCGTAAGAAGACTGAGCTTCAGCAAGTGAAGGTTGCCAAGGAAGGATTGTTGAAAGAACGTGAAGAGGAGAAAGTCAAGCTGGAAGCGCAGGAGAAGGAACAAAAGTTGTTGGTAGCCAATCTGAAAAAGAAACAGCGGGGATTGCAGAACGAACTGAATAAGAAACGCCGTGAAGCCAATCAGCTCAATGCACGCATTGACCGTCTGATAGCGGAAGAAATAGAGAAAGCGCGTAAGCGTGCGGCAGAAGAAGCGCGCCGTGAGGCAGCCGCACGTAAAAAGGCTGGTGAGAAAACCGAAAAAACGGCAACTGCCTCTACGCCCGCAAAGCCGAAGGCACAGCCTTTGGAAACTTACTCCATGAGTAAGGCAGACCGTGAATTATCAGGGAACTTTGCTAATAATCGCGGTAAGTTGCCGATGCCCATCACCGGAGCGTATATCATTACCAGCCATTACGGCCAGTATTCTGTGGAAGGTTTGCGCAATGTCAAGCTGGACAATAAGGGCATTGATATACAAGGGAAACCGGGTGCCCAAGCCCGTGCCATCTTCAATGGTAAAGTGGCGGCTGTCTTTAAACTGAACGGACTGTTCAATATCCTTGTCCGTCACGGGAATTATATATCAGTCTATTGCAACTTGTCATCGGCCTCGGTGAAGCAGGGCGATGATGTTGCCACCAAACAGACTCTCGGACAAATCTTCTCGGATGGGGCCGACAATGGTCGTACGGTGCTACACTTCCAATTGAGGAAAGAGAAGGAAAAACTGAATCCGGAGCCGTGGCTGAACAGATAA
- a CDS encoding porin family protein, whose amino-acid sequence MKKVLLLMAMLTIGLASINAQDNLRWGATVGMNSSNFSITGFDSKIGFHAGVKAEVGLPQISEGVYLDMGALLTLKGAKIDGGSAASIKFNPYYLEIPVHIGYKYAVNENFAIFGNAGPYLAIGLFGKAKAEGDILDEYEFDDNSTNVFGDDAMKRFDFGLGLKAGVEFSQKYQISIGYDWGLVENIKDSGNKNRNLMISLSCFF is encoded by the coding sequence ATGAAAAAAGTATTGCTTTTAATGGCTATGCTGACCATAGGTTTAGCAAGCATCAATGCTCAAGACAACCTCAGATGGGGAGCAACAGTCGGCATGAACTCCAGTAACTTCTCCATTACCGGTTTCGACAGTAAAATAGGCTTTCATGCTGGGGTAAAGGCTGAAGTAGGATTGCCTCAAATTTCAGAAGGAGTCTACCTCGATATGGGTGCATTACTTACGCTGAAAGGAGCCAAAATAGACGGAGGCTCTGCTGCTTCTATCAAGTTCAATCCCTACTACCTGGAAATTCCTGTACACATTGGCTATAAATATGCAGTGAATGAGAACTTTGCCATATTCGGCAATGCCGGTCCTTATTTAGCCATCGGTCTTTTTGGCAAAGCCAAGGCAGAAGGAGATATTCTTGACGAATATGAGTTTGATGATAACTCCACCAATGTATTCGGGGATGATGCCATGAAGCGTTTTGATTTCGGTCTCGGATTAAAAGCCGGAGTCGAATTCAGTCAGAAATATCAGATTTCCATCGGTTATGACTGGGGACTGGTAGAGAACATTAAAGATTCAGGCAACAAAAACCGCAACTTGATGATATCACTCAGTTGCTTCTTCTAA